DNA from Alnus glutinosa chromosome 2, dhAlnGlut1.1, whole genome shotgun sequence:
ttttttttattattattattatagatacatgaacaaaaattacaacaggaaagaaaaaacacaaggGTTGGGCAACTCAAAATTTAACTTAAAAACGAAAGTACGCGATAGTAATGCTCGCGAAGATACGGGCCATTTGGTTTGAGGTACGGATGCCACAAAACCGGGATCGCCAGTGGAGGTGATATGTGATGTATATTGAGTCCCAATGACCTAAACACCAAAACATGGGTAAACAAGGAGAAGTTGCAACAGAAAAGctaaaaaacaaacacataaataaaagatataGAAGCAACAAGTAAACCCAAAATACACCATCGATGGCGGCCAATCCACCTTCGGAGATCGGCAAAAGCAGAGGAAGTTGGTGGAGAGCAGCAAAACCAGCATCAACGTGACCTAGCGTTGGCACGTGAGGAGCACACTCCAGTGAATGATGGTTCGATGATGAAGACGCTACCGATGGATCAAAGCTGAAGGACTATGGAACCTGACGGATTGGaggtttggatggaaaatgcCTAATGAAGTTAGTAGATCTGAGTTGGAAACACTCAGATCTAAAAACTTCAAGATATCAAAGGAACTATGGCTTAGAGCAGAAGGAGGAGGGAGAAACCGATCCAGCAAGAGAGAAGCAGTCACCGATGATGTAACTGGTGGATAGATTCTCTGAAGTTAGAGAACCCTCTAGTCGGAGCAGAAAGCTTGTTGGTTGGTTGGTTCGAGAGAAAACTCTCAAGGtttttggttggttggttgtttGGGCGGAAAGAGGAGAAAGTGGGGAGAATAGTAGTGTTACAAGGAAGGGGGAAGGGAAGCTTTTGGCTTCTCTTCCATGTCGGTTTACAGAGAAAAAATATCacaaagaggagagagaacggagCTTTTCCATGGGGAAGGGGTTgataattctttttaattttaattaaatagtttttttatttgaataataaaaaaaaaaatgattgatgtgatataaaaagtgaaaaaaggttagaatgttttggatttgattttttcGAGAGAAGTGAAAACAACCAGCTTCAAAACATTgtaactttttcactttttatatcacataaataattttttattactattcaaataaaacaaaatccactataatacaattttattttttttcacttttccatacaaattctttctattttatatcatatcaatcactttttactactaaaaaaaaaatcaactcaacaatctttaccaaacacccCACCCCACTGATGCCATAGCCGTACCCATTGCTAAAAAGACAAGCATCATTGTCTTGCCTTAAAGCACTtgagacatgttacatgtacatcttttatatatctcttttttaaatcaatcattgaatctGTAAGATCTATGGGTTCTTGTAGGtcctaaaaattcaataattaatttagaaaagagaTGTACAATAACTATAcaagaatcatttctcaaatatTAAATAGAACTGATCCTTACATGCGGTTAATTACGTCACTTAATCTGTAATTCAACTAAGTTTTTGTCTCCCGTACGCGCCTCTAAATATGTGATATGGATGATGACCCCTCCACCGCTCCACGTTTTACTACACACTTCCAAATACACACACCTGTATTTGTTTTGAAGTACTCAACAAAAAGAAACCACCCAAGCAATTAAGCAAATCCTTTCTTTCATCAACTTCAAAAACCACCCGTGTCTTTCTGTCGGTCTGTCTGTATGTTTGACAGAAGTGGAGCTTGAGCATAACAATGGCTGTTGGAAGGCGTGGCAGAGACCTAATCGGTCCTCTTTTGGTGACCAACTTGGTGGCGTATCTTATCGTTCTTGGACTGGCTGGATGGTCCCTTGACAAATACATCAATGGTGAACAGAATCACCCCCGTatgccctctctctctctagttacCTGGGTATCTCTTAAGTGTTTTTTCATATGATACTTTCGATTACGTCTTTACAGATTTGGGTGGGAACCCATCAACAAGCTTTATGTTGATCTTCGCTTTGATGGCTGGTGTGGTTGGTGTTTGTTCTGTGCTGTCTGGGCAAGTGCATCTTCGGGCTTGGCGGAGTGATAGTTTGGTTGGGGCAAGCTCTTTAGCAGTTATCTCCTGGGCTATTACTGCTATAGCTTTTGGGTATTCCACACAATCACCTCTCTCTAATTAATCCCAACATTCAGTTTAAATTCATTCCAATCATGTTCTGACTTAAGTTTTGGTTTGGATATCTTGGCAGTCTAGCGTGCAAGGAAATCATTTTGGGAGGACATAGAGGAAAACGCTTGGTAAGAGTTCTCAAGTAAATTGCTTGGACATTTAGGCCTTCAATCAAACTATATTCTAACCTAATAATAACCTGATAATTTGCAGCGGACATTGGAGACCTTCATATTCATATCACTAATGAGTCAGTTGCTGTATGTGGGGATTCTCCATGCTGGGGTGTTTGACGGCAGATATGGACCAGGTTATCGGAGCTATGGCGCTGACGATGCTGGCGGCGTTGCCATGGGTCACGAACCCCAGACGACCGACACTTCTGTAGTATGAAACATCTCACACGCATGTTCTATCACTGTTCATAGATGAAACTTGCAAACGTGTTTCTTTTAGCTTTTCCAAACGCTCTCCCATCATCTTAGGTGTAATGGAAGTGACGCAGCCACGCCTACCAAAACGCCTTCCAGAAGATGCGAACAATATATAATAAAGCAAACGGCGGCAATCCTACAAACAATTACCACTAAATCCAAACCAACAAGCCCAGCAATACATTTAGATGGATTATTTATAGAATCTGATCACCCGCCTGCTCATCGATCAAATTGTTCTTTCTATGTGGGTTTGTTGATCTTAAGTTGCAAGTTATAGAGACTGAAATTCATGACGCTTGTTTTTAGATTCATCAGTCTCCCATTCTACAATAGCTAGAGTGTGGCGTCCCCCACAAGCAACAAGTTTAGCAATCCAACGCCCCTCGGCTGCATCCTCACTGACATTTTTTGGCGGTGGGATGCTTATTGGCACTTCCATTGGTTGACCAGTGGTCACCTTCCGACCATATCCAAGACGTCCATGGTCACCTCGACCGAACTGTCAAAATCATGACCAGGGTAATCATaatcaatatttcaatattttccGATCATAggaaaaacaaacataaaaaggTGCTACATTTCAAGGA
Protein-coding regions in this window:
- the LOC133859236 gene encoding membrane protein PM19L-like, which codes for MAVGRRGRDLIGPLLVTNLVAYLIVLGLAGWSLDKYINGEQNHPHLGGNPSTSFMLIFALMAGVVGVCSVLSGQVHLRAWRSDSLVGASSLAVISWAITAIAFGLACKEIILGGHRGKRLRTLETFIFISLMSQLLYVGILHAGVFDGRYGPGYRSYGADDAGGVAMGHEPQTTDTSVV